The DNA segment TATATACTTTTTTAAAAATCGAAGTGGAAAAATTTAAAAGTCTTTATTTTTACGCCTAATTATGGCTAGCTCAAGTAAAATTTTCGTTCGTGAAAGTTCTGGGTTAATAAAAGATGTTTCATTAACTGATGCAATAATGCTCAATCTAGGGAACCTCTCTGCAGGAGAAGCTCTCTTCGAGTCTATTTCCCCTTATGTTACTCAAGGAGGAGTATTATGGCTAGCGTCAGTGTTAGCTTTTGTACTATCAATTCCACAAATTATTGTTTACACGCTAATGACGTTAAAAATTAGGAGGACGGGAGGAGATTATGTGTGGATAACTAGAAACATTGACGGAAGACTCGGTTCAATTTTGGCATTATCTTATTTAATACAAAGCACTGCGTATTTTGCAATAATAGCGTTCTTTTCTGCGTCATCAGTTAATGCAGTACTTTGCGTAATTGGTAAGTTAGACGGAAATCCTTCTTTGCTATATTTAGCCTCACACATTTTTGTTAATCCTTATTGCTCTCCAACTTTAGATCAAAGGTTAATATTTTATGGAATTTCTGCACTATTTTTCGGAATTGTAATAGCCTTAAATATAAGGAAAGCATCGTGGGGATATAAACTGGTTACTGGTTTAGGATTATTTTCAATTCTTTCTCTAATTCTAGGAATTATAGTAATAGGCATTAATGCTTCAGACTTTGCCACTAAAATTGCTCCTTTTGCCTCAGCATTTAATATACCAACAACATCAAGCAAAGTTTTCTTCCCTTCAGATTTCAGCATATTTGCAACATTAGCACTTTTACCCATGTTTGCATTATATACATATCCTTGGATTAATGCAGGACCTGCGGTCTCAGCAGAGTTTAGGAACGCAGAAAAGGTTGCAAAACTTAATATCATCATTGCCTCCTTACTAACTTTTTTACTAGTTACTGGAGCGTTTCTAGAGATGGACCTAGTCGCTGGGTATAACTTTAATATTACAGCATATCCTACTTTCATTTATAACTTCTGGACAGTGGCTATTGCCTTAGCAGGTAATCCAGTATTACAGTGGATCATAGGCTTGGGTGTAATACTCTGGAACTTCTATACTTTATCATATGGAGTCGTTATGTTCTCCAGGTACGTGTTTGCACTATCCTTTGATAGAGTATTGCCAGAGAAGTTTTCAGAAGTAAACAAGTACGGCTCTCCAGTTTACGCTCACTTATTAGATTTAACAATAACGTTGATATTACTTGCAGTACCGGTGATGTCAGTCTCTGCAGCTACATCACTTTACGGAACTACAATTTTAGGCGCAGTGTATTTACTTTTCGGAGTATTAGCAGGGGCAGTATATGGATTTAAGAATAAGGAGAGAGTATTACAGATAGCCGGAATAATCGCTGCAGGATACTTATCTTACTTAGCATACGAGGCTGCTACTAATCCATTATTCGGCTTTATGACGTCTAGTGGAGTAAATATGATAACTCTAACATTCGTGGTATCCGCATATGCATTTGCAATCATAGTATATTTCGCATCTTGGTATAAGCATAAGAGAGAAGGAATAGACGTTTCAACAGCTTTTAAAGAAATACCTCCAGAGTAAAAATCTTTTTTAAAGAAAAAGAAAGAAAAGATATTGTCGTTTTTTAATCTGTATAAGGTGGAATCACTTCTCCTGCCGTAGGATCTTTACTATAGTCTATGTATACGTTCTTTACCTTAACGTACTCTTCAACTCCGTATCTTGAGTTCTCTCCAGCTTGACCAGACATTCTAAATCCTGTATGATAACCTTGAGTTGCCTCTGGTCCTGGCATGTTAATGTAAAGCTCTCCAAACTTTATTTCCCTAGCAGCTTTCATAGCTAGACTAACGTCCTTTGTAAACAAGTATGAAGCTAAGCCGTAGTCTGAATCGTTTGCTAACTCTATAACCTCATCGAAATCGTCTCCAACTTTCATTGCACCAATTACTGGACCAAATATTTCTTCCCTGAATATCTTCATATCCTGTCTTACGTCAGTTAATATTGTAGGCATGTAGAAGAAACCTTTAGAATACCTCTCCGGTAACTGTGGTTTACCTCCTCCATATAATATCTTTGCTCCTTGATTTACTGCCTCTTCAACGAAGCCTGAGACTTTCTTTAATTGTTGATCATTTATTAGTGGTCCCATATCACTGGTCCTAGGTTCGCCTATCTTTAACCTCTTGGTTTTCTCTATAAACAGATTGAGGAATTTATCGTAGACGTCTTCGTGGACGTAAAGCCTCTCTGCTGCAATGCACGATTGACCAGCGTTCCAGTACTTTGCCCACATCAATACTTTTGCGGCTAATTCTAAGTCAGCATCCTTCCATACGATGAACGGAGCTTTTCCTCCCAACTCTAGAATTAATTTAGCCATGATTGAGGAGGCAGACTTCATTACTTGAACTCCAGTCCTTGATTCTCCAGTCAAGGTTATTACTGAGATCTTTTTGTGAGAAGTCATGTAATCTCCTATAACGCTTCCTTTGCCAGTTATTAGGTTAACAGTTCCGGGAGGAAATCCTGCTTGTCTTACTTTCTCAACTATCCAACCTGCTACAAACGGTGTATCTGAGCTAGGCTTTAGAACTACTGTATTACCGGTTATTAATGCTGGGCCTATTTTTCTAGCTATCATTGCGGCTGGAAAGTTCCATGGAGTTATGGCAAGAACTACGCCATAGGGAACCTTATACTGGAATATAACTCTCTCTGGCTTTGTTCCCTCAACAACGTCGCCGGTAATTTTTCTTGCAAATTCCGCATAATACTGTAACTGATCTAAGACTCCATCAACTTCTTGTACTGCCTCTTTTCTAGGCTTTCCTACTTCGTCCATTAATAGGTTTTCTAAGCTCTCTCTGTCCTGCCTAATTAGGTCAATTAGTCTGTAGAGATATTTACTCCTCTCAACTGAAGTTAATTTCTCCCATTTCTTCTGCGCATCATATGCTGCATCTATTGCTCTATCTACATCTTCTTTTGATGCCGCGGCAAATTTTCCGTAAAGTTCTCCTGTAGAAGGATTATATTTATTTAAGTATTCTTCAGAAGAAGGCTTAACCCATTCTCCGTTAATGAATAACTCTTGAATTTTCTCCATATATTAATTTCGACTTCTAACCTTAAAAATAATGCCACCCTCAATCAATTAAACTGGAAATTAACGTTGTTAATTTGTTAGACTCAGAGTGAGTTTAAAATTTTATTCTCTGTAACAAAGTATAATCCTCATTATTAATAATGCTAGTTAGGAGCTTCTTCCTTTCACATAGTTAACGATTTTGGTGTTTAATTTTTTAAGATAAGACTTTGCTTCTCTTATCGTGAAAAGAAAGCTTAACTTACTTGAGGCTACAGCAATAGGTTTGGGAAATATTATTGGAGCAGGAATATTTGTAATGGCGGGGAGCATAATTTACTTAGCAGGACCAGGGGCGTTACTTTCTTTCATCGTCACGGGTTTGTTAGCAATGAGCATAGGGTTAAACAGCGCTGAATTAGCGTCAAAATTTCCTAACACCGAAGGTGGAGTTTACTCTTTTGCTAAGCTGACCATGGGAGACACTGTAGGCTTTCTAGTTGGATGGATGAGAATGATCTCTTACTCTATCTCTGGTGCAGCTACTGCCCTAGGTTTCGCAAGTTATTTACCTTTTCCTTCCCTTGACTATGTAATTGCGGGAGTATTAATAATAGCCCTTGGCTTAATTTACTTGGCAGGATTAAAATTAGCATCAGAAATTGAAACTGCGTTAGTTATTATAAACATAATAGGACTTGTCTCTTTCATTTCATTTTCTATCCTTGTAGGTAAATTCGTTTCTTCGCATTTTACCCCAATAGCCCCTCATGGGATTCAAGGCATACTTTCCGGAGCTTCTCTAGCTTTCTTCGCTTATTCGGGATTTAACACAATAGCTACTTTAACTCCAGACGTTGAGGACGGAGAAAGGAAAGTTCCAAAGGCAATAATCCTTTCCTTAATTGTTACTTCTATACTTTACATCTTGGTAGTATTTTCCATGCTTTACGTATTGCCATGGCAAGTTTACGGTACTCAAGGTAATCCTTTATCTTTTGCCCTCCAACAGATTCACGCCCCTACTTACGTAGTTATATTAATTTCGACTACAGCAATAATTGCTACAGTAACTGTTACTTTATCAACTATAATAGCAACTGTTAGGACACTAAAGCAAATGGCGGAAGATGATTTAATACCTCGAAGATTTTCCAAAGATACTCTTTCGTCTGTTGTAGTTTTAGGAATAATGATCTCCTCTCTAGCTTTAGGTAACGTGGAAGTAATAGGTTTAGTCTCAAACTTTGGTACAGTGTTTTCATATATTACTACCGCTGCGGCAGTAATTATTTCTAGGAGGAGAGGAATGCATGGAAAGTTTTCAGCACCTGCTTACCCTGTCCTGCAAATGATTTCCATCATTCTCTCCTTAGTGGTTATCGTCTCTTTAGGTAAAGAAAGTTTAATGCTTGGTGCAGTTTCACTAATAATTGGGCTGTTAATTCATGAAGTTCATGTTCAGATAAACGTAATAGAGAAAGGAAAAAGATTAAGTCCTCACGGCAAATTAGAATAACATTTTTAAATTTGGAAGAGAAAGTAATCTATGGATAAATTTGTTACCCATCTTCTAAATCCAGAAAGGAGGAAGATAGAAGATCCAGAAAAGTTCCTTCCTTCTCTTATCCACGGCGTTGTTGCAGAGTTAGGTTGTGGTCCAGGATATTATTGCCAGTTCTTGGTTAAGTATGCAGAGAAGGTTTACTGTGTGGATAGGAATAAGGAACTCCTAGACATTGCTAGAGAGTTAGCAAAGGGCGCGATATTCCTTAATGAAGACGCTTGTAAAACGTCTATTCCTTCATCTTCCGTAGACCAGGTTTTATTTGCAAACTCTTTCCACGATATGAGGGATAAGAAGAAAGTTTACGAGGAAGTTAAGAGAATTCTTAAGCCTGGAGGTGAGATTATAATAATAGACTGGAAGAAAGACGCCAACTTTGGACCACCTAAGAGCGTAAGGATGAGCAAAGAAGACTACGTCAATTTCTTTTCACAGGATTTCGAGCTAGAAAAAGAATTTGAAGTTGGACCTTATCATTTTGGATTAGTATTAAAAAGAAAGAGTGATAAAAAGTGAATTTAAGTTAGAAGGTGCATATATTATCTCTTCTTTTTATTCTTCAATTTTCTCAACTTCTGTTAACGGTCTCGCAACCTCCTCTAAGCTTTTTCTTTCCGCGTTAACACCGTAAAATATCTCTACTACTCCTGCAATTGCCATTAAACTCGCTCCTAATAGGTAACCGTAGAATAGATTTATCGGCAAACCGGAGCCTATTAATGCACCGAAGACTGAAGGAGCTATTGCTCCTCCTATTCCGGTCCCTATTGCGTAAAATACTGCAATTGCCATTGCCCTAATTTCTAAAGGAAATACTTCGCTAACTGTTAAGTAAGCTGAGCTTGCTCCTGCTGAGGCGAAGAAGAATATTACTACCCATGCTATAGTTTGAGTTAGTGCGCTCAATACTCCTAGGTAGAATAGGTATCCAGTGAAGGCAAGAAGCGCCCCCGATAGTATATAAGTTAATGATATCATGGTTTTCCTTCCTAATGTGTCAAATAGTTTTCCTAGTAATAGTGGGCCGAAGAAGTTACCTATTGCGAAAGGAAATATATAAAGACCTATTTGATCTGCGGGAACACCGTAGAATTTGCCTAGTATTAATGCATAAGTGAAGAATATTGCGTTATATAGGAATGCTTGCCCAGCCATTAGCCATAGACCTAGGATTGCCCTCTTAGGATATTTCTTAAATACTGTATTTATGACATCGCTGAAACCTATCGTATCTCTGGGATGAATAACTAAGAATTTCTGAGGTTCCTCAAGTTCTTTCCCTGTTTGGTCTCTCACTTTATTCTCTATCTGAGTAACTATCTCTTCCGCTTCGTCAACTCTTCCGTGAACTAATAGCCATCTGGGACTTTCTGGCAAATATCTCCTTATGAGGAGAACTGCAAAGGCCAAGGAAGCTCCTACAAAGAACGCTAATCTCCAACCTAAGTTTATTGGAAAGACTGCCGGATTTAGTATATAAAGTGAAAGTGCCGAGCCCACTATTGTTCCAATCCACCAGCTACCGTTTATTGCCAAATCGACCCAACCTCTTACCCTTGCAGGAATTAACTCGTCTATTGCAGAATTTATTGCAGAATACTCTCCACCTATTCCCAATCCCGTTATTGTTCTAAATATTGCGAGTGATATAAAGTTCCAAGAAATAGCTGAAGCTACAGTTCCCGCAATGTAAGTTCCTAAAGTTATCATGAATAACCTTTTCCTTCCATACCTATCTGTCAAATAAGAGAAGAATATTGCACCAACTACCGCACCTATCAAGTAGGCTGTCCCTAAAAATCCTACTTCAAAGCAGGATAAGCCCAATGTTACTGGACTCCTTAAAACATCTCCTATTATGCCGACTATTGTTACTTCTAGACCATCTAAAATCCAAGTTATTCCCAAGGATATTACCACAAGAATGTGCCAGGGTGACCAAGGCAATCTATCTAATCTAAAGGGAATGTTTGTGTGAATTCGTTTTTGCTCTGCCATAAAAAACACCCTTTAATCATTATGTATATTATTTTACTTAAACCTTTCTTGGAAATATAAGTAGTATAAGTTAGTTAAGTAAAATTTTATTATCCGTCGTTAGATATATACTTCTAAAAATGTTTATATAATCTTTCAAATCTACGTTTAGTACAAAACTAAATTGAATAAAGGGAAGAGGCGTAAAGAAGAAGGAAAATTTCCTAATAAGATCTCTTCACGTTTGTTGAACCGCCTAAAACTGAAAATAATGCCGCTATGATTATGATTATTGCAGAAATCAAAAACGCAAAATGTAAGCCATTAACAAAGGCATTACTTACGCCACCCTCCAAAACGTTAGTTCCTAGGAAAATTTCAAAAGCGACCTGCCTTGGAACTACTAAAGTTGCTATGGTAATACTCATAACGTAACTTAAGGTAGTTCCTATACTGCCTAAAGTCCTCGAAACCCCTGATACTGAACCATAGTATTCTTTAGGTGCAGAAAACATAACTGCAGTAGCGTTTGATGGCCAGAACATTGCCGAGCCTATACCGGTTATTGCGGTTATCCATAATATCGTGAAATAAGGAGTAGACGGGGTTAGAATAAAATAATAGAGCATGAGAGATGAGAAAATGAAAAGCAAGCCTATTCCTGCCAATAATCCTGGCCTTCCTTTATCGGCAATCCTTCCCATGAAGGGAGCCAATACGCTGGCAACCACGTAGCCCGGCGTTAAAAGTAATGAAGATTGTAGAGGAGTTAATCCTCTAACTCCTTGTAAGTACATTATTAAAAGGAATGTAATTGAAAGAGCTCCTATTCCTTGAAATAGGCTAGCTAATAAGGAAAAAGACAAAAGCTTTATTTTAAATACTCTCAAATTTATTATTGGAGATTGTACTTTACTTTCGTTTAGTATAAACAACGGGAGTAAAGCAATTCCGAGTATTATTTCTACCACGTCCATAATATTGACTCCTACCGTTTGTCCCTACACTTTCATTTCACTCATTTTATTAATCATGATCAAGTGTAGGGACTTAGCCCTCAACCACCTGCCAGCCTTAACGACAGGTGGGTCATGGGACTCCTTAGAGCCCAACGGCACGGGGCTCACATCTCCAGCCCTTTTCCTCAAATTATATAACGCAACAACATCCCTATGCCACCTCTCTCCTCCCTTCCCACAAACACCAACCCTTGGGGCAGAGCCCCCATCGGGTTGATAAATAATCTTCGACCCGTGAACAGGGCAAATAGAAGAAGTATAAGTAGGATTAACCAAGATTACGGGAACACCAAACTCCCTAGCCTTCTCAACAATAGCATTTTTCATTGAAGAAAATGCCGAACGATAAATCCTCAACCTAAGCTGTTTATCCTTCACACCCTTAACCATATGCTCCGGAACTCTCTTTGGCAAATCCTCCAAGACTATAGCACTCCTACTCCCAAAAGCCTCCTTAACAATCAACTTAGCAAACTTCCTCCTAACATCAAGCTTCTTATCCCTCTCCCTCAACTTCCTCAACTTCCTCCTAACCTCCCTATCCTTAGTAGACCTACCATTAGTTATCGACCTCCTTTTATACTCATAACCCAGAGTAATCATCCTAGTGTTAGTCTCCAATAATAAGGGCTTACCATCAACTAGAACTGAAACAGAATTCTCGTTAAGGTCTACTGGAATAAAACCCCTTGGATCGTAAGATTTAACATCCTTCTTAAAAACTATGAAGAACTCTACAACATTCCCCTTCAACAGTTTAAACCTAGCCTCACTAGCAATTAACCAACCGTTGTTATAATACCTCCAAAAGATCTTTGGGAAGATTGGAGAAATGAAAACTCTACCCCTCTTAGTAGCAATTGAAATCACGCTGAGGCTGAACTTCCACAAGTGGTCATCAAGATGAACAGTAACCCTCCTAACTGACGGTATGTCAGTATAACTCCTTCCTCTCTTCTTCAACTTATTGAAGCTATCTAGCCTCTCGCTGGCATCTTCACAAGCGGTGTAAATATAATGGGATGGCAAGTCCCTGTGCTTCTCCCTCTCAGTCTTGTAAATCCCGGCCTTAATCCTAATGAATGACGTTGTGTTCTTTGTAAGCCCGTAATTTACTGCCTCCTCTAGAACCTCTCTATACTCTTTCTCAACTTCTTTGAGTGCTGAGTAGGTGGCGTAATTAACCTTAACTCTTAACTTCACCGTCCTCTCCACTTAACTCACCTATTAGTTTTTTACACCTTGAACTAGGGTAGTTCGTTAGGTAGTTTATTTGTCTCTCTAAATCCTCTTTTTGGTCTGTTGAGGATACTCTTGCGTAAATTACTGCCCTTATTTCCTCCCTTCTTTCTAGGTATTTTTTCACCTCGCCGTAGGGTATTCTGTACTTCCAGCCTTCAGTTGTTATTGCCCTAATTTTTCCTTCCCTAATCCATCTTAACAAGGTTGTGTATGAAATGCTGAGCAGTTGGCAAGCCTCCCTGGGTCTCAGTAGTTTCTCCACAAAATTAGCTGATAATAGACGAATATAAAAAGTTCTCAATTGTCATGAAAAAGGATTCAGTCCCTTGGGAGGAAGTCAGTTAGATAAGCTGAAAGCTTAAAATTGGAAGGAATAGGGAGAAGATTACTTGAATTTGAAGGAGAAAGCTAAGAATTATTGAGATTGTTAAACTTTCTTTTCCAACCTACTTAGTATTGACCTTACTTGCCTTTCCAACCTGCTAAGTCTGCTCTCAAAGTCGTCCTCGTAATCGTCGTAAAAGCCAAAAAGCCCTCTAATTCTCGAAAATACGACTTCCCCTAAATTTTCGAGTATAGGAGTGTAACCTTTCTTAATTACCTTGTAAAGTCTTTGCACCTTCCCTACCCCCATGGGTAAAATCATTATTCCTCCTTCCTCGAGTTGTTCATAAGGCTTACATAAAAGAGTTGGCGTAGAAGCCCAGGCTATTACTCTATCAAAGGGCTTCTCCTCTTCATATCCTAACGTCCCGTCTCCTAGCACTAGCTTTACGTTTTGGTACTCGGAAAGCAATCTAGAGGAGTATCTATACATTTCCTCGTTAATCTCCACGCTAACGACCTTATCAACGATTTCCGCAATTAGAGCAGTATAGTAACCAATCCCAGTCCCTATTTCAAGGACTTTTTGACCCTTATGCAAATTCAATTCGTCAAGCATGTAAATTCCTAAGCTCAAGGCTGTGGTAGTAACCCCCGGTAAAATAGGCAAGGGCTCATCTACGTAAGTATAAGCATAACTTTTTAGGTTATCTGGCAGAAACTTTGCCCTATCAACTTTCTTAAATGCTTCAGCCAACTCTGGGTTCTTAATCTTCCTAAGGATTTCTTCTCTTTCATTCATAAGTATAATAGGATTTAATAAGAATAAAGGTTAGCTATTCCATGAAAGCGTTAAACTACATGGACTTTGACGAGTATTCTTGTTGCCTTCTTTAGAATGTTTAACGCACCATTCAAATCGCTGTGAAGTTTATGCCCCTTGGGGCAAATAACTACTCCTCTTGGGTTCCTCTTAACTTCCACGCCATGATAAGCACAGTACTTTGACGTATTGTACTCAACGACTTCATACACTTTCATACCATATTCTATGGATTCCATTAACTTATGGTAAGACCACATATTCAGTGTGAACTTATTACCCTTCTCCTTCACAATATTGAATGGGTAACCTAAGTAAATTGTCGATACTCCTAGTTCGTAGAGTGTTTTAATAAGGTGAGAGGCTAAGTTACGGTAGAGGTGAAGAAGGCGTCTTGTTAGTTTCTTAAACAACCTCCTCTTCTCCCTTAACAATTCCAGATATGCTTCACCCTCGCCAATGTTTCTGGTTCTGTCAGCTAACGATTGAACTTCTGCAATTAGTATTAGCTTTCTTTTCCTTGCTTCTCTGTCCTTCCAGTATATAGGCGGAGAAACGCGGTTCATGTGTGGTGGTTTTCCCTCCTTCTTCAGTTTTAACAAGGAGAAGAATGATGACCAAGCTTCATTATTCTTCTGAAGGACAGCTTGAGCATTAACGCCCAATTTGTCCTTATACTTCTCGTAGTACTTGTTCCACGTTCCCTTAAAGTCTACTTTCCCTTCGTGAAAGAATTGTTGTCTTCTTTCATAGTTAACTTCGTTGAAGAGCTTTGCAGAGAGATTAGCTAATCTCCTCAGTTTTCTTTCTTGAAAACCATTTGGAAGAAGACGGACTACGTTTGCCCTCTTTTCTGAGTATTTAACTTCGTAGACACCCTCCTCCGGTATTGCGGGAGTAGAACTTGGCTACCGCTCCTCATAAAGTTGACCAGAGGAGGGTGCAATGACGAATAGTCATTGTTGAAGGTTAAATAGCTTTACCCCGTCCCTAGAAGGGGCGAGGTTTGTCGTTCATTTTATTACTAAACCAATCTTAACGCCTTTTATAGAGCGTTAAATAGTTTAGAGGATTTTCAATTAAATATAATAGCCATATAACAATTATTTGAATATAACATTTATTTATTCAATTATTCTTATGCAGTATACTATATAAGCTTTACGTAATTCTTATGCAGTATACTGCATAAGCTTATAAATAACAAGGAGAATTATATACTGTGAGTGAAATAAAACAAGTGTTGGTAGACCAGAGAGCTAGACTAGAAAGAAAATTTGAAAATGAAAGAATTATAGAGAGAGATGTTCCAAATTTGAAAAAATATCTTTCTCACCCCAACGTCCTTGCGATACTTGGAGTTAGGAGGAGTGGAAAGTCAACATTGGCTGAAATGTTATTAAGAGGAGAAAATTTTGGGTACATAAACTTTGACGATGATAGACTAGCTGGAATTAAAGTTGAGGATTTACATAAAGTGGAAAAGGCTATTTACGAGTTATTTGGTGAGGTAGAATATTTCCTTTTTGACGAAATTCAAAACGTGGAAGGCTGGGAATTGTTTGTAAATAGGCTGAGGGAAGAAGGAAAGAGGATAATAATAACTGGGAGTAATTCAAAACTCCTTTCTGGAGAACTGGCAACTGCCTTAACTGGAAGGCATATAAACTTCACTTTATTCCCCTTTTCCTTTTCCGAATATCTGAGGTTTAAAGGAGTTAAAATCGAAAGAATAAAAGATACATTTACCACGCCATCAGAGGGAGTTATTAAAAGGGAGTTAGAAAATTATATGAGAGTTGGAGGCTTTCCTGAAGTACTAAAGATCTCTGAGGACTTCATTTTCTCAATATTTTCAGACATTGTGTATAAGGACGTTGTGCAAAGGTTAAGGATTAAGAGGATAGAACTATTCAAAGCCTTTGCCGTTAACGTAATAAAGTATTATTCTAACGAAATTTCATTGTCCAAACTATCTAAAACACTAAAACTTAGCAACAACACAGTGGAGGAATGGTTTAATGGTCTTGTAAACGCTTACGTAATAATAACATCCGAAAGGTTCACAAACAAACCTAGGGAAGGTATTACTTCGCCAAAGAAAGTCTACGTTGTAGACCCAGGGTTCATATCTTCAATTGCACTCGACAGTTCAAAGGGAAGGATAATGGAGAACCTTGTTGCCTTAAAATTATCTAGGATGGGAGAAAATCTCTTTTATTTTAAAGGGGATAACTACGAAATAGATTTTTTCACAAGGGATAAAGCAATCCAAGTTACTTACGCCTCTGGAAAGGACGAAATTCCTAAAAGGGAAATTGAAGGGCTAAACAAGGTCAAGGCTAGGGACAAGATCGTAATAACTTGGGACTATGAGGACAAGATAAGAGAGATAAATTTTATACCAATATGGAAATTTTTACTAGATAGTAACGATTAATATAAATTACAATAAAAATCCGTTTTAACTTCAAGCCCCACGATTTTGGTAAATAAAGCTCTTATAGCTAGAATGTTAACTCGAATGTTGTTTAAACATTGAATTATTAATATTGTGTTATTTTTTTTAAAAAAATTACTTAAATTTATATATAAAATACGATATTCCAATCGTCTTTATTACGTCTCCAATAATCACTATTATCCATAGATCAAATAAAAATAATGGCAGACTAGCTGTAAATATTACTTCACAATAGAGGAAAAAGTAGACTTACTTTTTAATGTAAGAAAAATTGAAATTACTACAATTAGCTCGAACAAATATCCAAAAACTATGAGTTCTATGCTCGTGAATTTTCCAAAGGATAAGAAAATTAACTTAAAGTAATAACGATTGCTATTAAGCCCGAATACTTTAGAATTCCCCTTTTTCTAATGCTATGTATATCTCCTCAGATTCTCTGGGAGAAACTTTGTTCTCTGAACTCCTCCCCGCCCTGGAAGGGCGAGGTTTGTCCTTCATTTTATCAACTCTTTTAAATGCCTCAGCTAACTCGGGTTCTTGATCTTCCTTTAAGGATAAAATGAAAATAAAGGCTAGCCCTTTCATGAAGATATTAAATAAGTTGGGCACTACTTTTAAACATGCAATTGGGTTTTATTTCTAATCAAATAACATCAGCCATTATACAAGGGACTTCAATAGTATGGTTTCCTGTGCCAAAATTTGATTCTCCATCTATCTTTGCTAAATTGCTAGATGAGGACGGAGGAGAATTCTCAATACTCCCTGAGAAAAT comes from the Acidianus infernus genome and includes:
- a CDS encoding protein-L-isoaspartate O-methyltransferase family protein; its protein translation is MNEREEILRKIKNPELAEAFKKVDRAKFLPDNLKSYAYTYVDEPLPILPGVTTTALSLGIYMLDELNLHKGQKVLEIGTGIGYYTALIAEIVDKVVSVEINEEMYRYSSRLLSEYQNVKLVLGDGTLGYEEEKPFDRVIAWASTPTLLCKPYEQLEEGGIMILPMGVGKVQRLYKVIKKGYTPILENLGEVVFSRIRGLFGFYDDYEDDFESRLSRLERQVRSILSRLEKKV
- a CDS encoding transposase; this encodes MGVNAQAVLQKNNEAWSSFFSLLKLKKEGKPPHMNRVSPPIYWKDREARKRKLILIAEVQSLADRTRNIGEGEAYLELLREKRRLFKKLTRRLLHLYRNLASHLIKTLYELGVSTIYLGYPFNIVKEKGNKFTLNMWSYHKLMESIEYGMKVYEVVEYNTSKYCAYHGVEVKRNPRGVVICPKGHKLHSDLNGALNILKKATRILVKVHVV
- a CDS encoding ATP-binding protein, with amino-acid sequence MSEIKQVLVDQRARLERKFENERIIERDVPNLKKYLSHPNVLAILGVRRSGKSTLAEMLLRGENFGYINFDDDRLAGIKVEDLHKVEKAIYELFGEVEYFLFDEIQNVEGWELFVNRLREEGKRIIITGSNSKLLSGELATALTGRHINFTLFPFSFSEYLRFKGVKIERIKDTFTTPSEGVIKRELENYMRVGGFPEVLKISEDFIFSIFSDIVYKDVVQRLRIKRIELFKAFAVNVIKYYSNEISLSKLSKTLKLSNNTVEEWFNGLVNAYVIITSERFTNKPREGITSPKKVYVVDPGFISSIALDSSKGRIMENLVALKLSRMGENLFYFKGDNYEIDFFTRDKAIQVTYASGKDEIPKREIEGLNKVKARDKIVITWDYEDKIREINFIPIWKFLLDSND